A single window of Desulfovibrio sp. G11 DNA harbors:
- a CDS encoding ribonuclease J has protein sequence MKEPYLTITPLGGLGEIGLNCQLWETAGGVVMVDCGLMFPDDAHLGVDVVIPHFGAVSAIKDKLLGIVLTHGHEDHIGALPWLVPELKGTRIYGSRFTLALVEHKLREREILDWVELCPVDARTVLPLGDLTFHFFPVCHSIPEGFGLGVETPVGRVVHSGDFKIDPHPLDGTGTDLDVFSNFAGPQGARLLLSDSTNVMRDGRSLTEREVKDSLEKIFSSAEGRIVITLFSSHIQRIQEVFDLAREYGRTVVISGKSLANNIEMARDLGFAKLPPSFFNAHNGVPDLPDNQIVLVVTGAQGEPLSALSRMVLGGHRQLEVRKGDTVVMSSRMIPGNAKAVAKLINEMYRIGAEVLYESVHAIHASGHAQREELREMFEAVRPELFVPVHGEYQHLVKHGRLAVECGVKEENVVLLEDGQPLTLLEDSFRLEQKVPVECTLVDGKGVGDVGYAVLRERRILGDEGMVIVVLVVDSETGSVLHGPEMISKGFVFEQHYSHLLEDAKCLVLDEIEAARPGQLNRMQEGIRSSLRRFFRRVLERDPVVVPIISEV, from the coding sequence ATGAAAGAACCCTACCTTACCATCACGCCCCTGGGGGGCCTTGGAGAAATCGGCCTCAACTGCCAATTGTGGGAAACCGCCGGCGGCGTGGTCATGGTGGACTGTGGACTCATGTTCCCCGACGACGCCCATCTGGGCGTGGACGTGGTCATCCCGCATTTTGGCGCGGTAAGCGCCATCAAAGACAAACTGCTCGGCATCGTGCTCACCCACGGCCATGAAGACCATATCGGGGCCTTGCCCTGGCTTGTGCCCGAGCTTAAAGGTACACGCATCTACGGTTCGCGTTTTACCCTTGCCCTGGTGGAGCACAAGCTGCGTGAGCGGGAAATTCTTGACTGGGTGGAACTGTGCCCGGTGGACGCCCGGACCGTTCTGCCCCTGGGCGATCTGACGTTTCACTTTTTTCCGGTCTGTCATTCCATTCCCGAAGGCTTCGGACTGGGGGTGGAAACCCCTGTGGGCCGCGTCGTGCACAGCGGCGACTTCAAGATTGACCCGCATCCCCTGGATGGTACAGGCACGGACCTTGATGTCTTCAGCAACTTTGCAGGCCCGCAGGGCGCGCGTCTGTTACTTTCAGACTCCACCAACGTCATGCGTGACGGCCGCTCCCTTACGGAAAGGGAAGTGAAGGACTCGCTGGAAAAGATTTTTTCCAGCGCAGAAGGCCGTATCGTTATTACACTTTTTTCGAGCCATATCCAAAGAATACAGGAAGTGTTCGACCTTGCACGCGAATACGGGCGCACGGTCGTCATAAGCGGCAAATCACTGGCCAATAATATCGAGATGGCCCGGGATCTGGGTTTCGCCAAATTGCCGCCCTCTTTTTTTAATGCGCATAACGGTGTTCCCGATCTGCCCGACAACCAGATCGTTCTGGTGGTCACAGGGGCGCAGGGCGAACCTTTGTCGGCCCTGTCGCGCATGGTGCTCGGCGGTCACAGGCAGCTTGAAGTGCGCAAGGGCGACACAGTGGTCATGAGTTCGCGCATGATCCCGGGCAATGCCAAGGCCGTAGCCAAGCTTATTAACGAAATGTACCGCATCGGCGCGGAAGTGCTGTATGAAAGCGTGCATGCCATTCATGCTTCGGGGCATGCCCAGCGCGAAGAACTGCGTGAAATGTTCGAGGCCGTGAGGCCGGAACTTTTTGTGCCGGTACACGGCGAATACCAGCATCTGGTCAAGCACGGGCGTCTGGCCGTGGAGTGTGGGGTAAAAGAAGAAAACGTCGTTCTGCTGGAAGACGGGCAGCCCCTGACCCTGCTGGAAGATTCTTTCAGGCTTGAGCAGAAAGTGCCTGTGGAGTGCACCCTTGTGGACGGCAAGGGCGTTGGCGACGTGGGCTATGCCGTACTGCGCGAGCGCCGGATCCTTGGCGACGAGGGTATGGTTATCGTGGTGCTGGTGGTAGACTCTGAAACGGGCAGTGTACTGCACGGGCCGGAAATGATCTCCAAGGGCTTTGTGTTCGAGCAGCATTACAGCCATCTGCTCGAAGATGCCAAGTGCCTTGTGCTGGATGAGATAGAGGCCGCTCGCCCGGGGCAGCTCAATCGCATGCAGGAGGGCATCCGATCTTCGTTGCGGCGTTTTTTCCGCCGTGTGCTGGAGCGCGACCCCGTGGTTGTACCCATCATCAGCGAAGTTTAA
- a CDS encoding TolC family protein produces the protein MIRSSALSLVILAVFLCTSSAAASRNTASGAAVPLFQGQRSLGGQNGAGAEATGGQPGGVRGITMLDAVNQALEHNPSLGSQEAQGRSSEESRKSARGAFGPRLGMTYSVAKQERDSTVRNTDPPKMGTYSWGVEVSQPVFQGFRLLANYQKAALQADSDKAALRNAELAMTEQVQTQFLNFLRYDESVRSERDALARLRDQLRITTAFFDVGLRPRLDVLQAEVDVRQAENAVIKAENSRDTSLAKLNTLLGFPATAGVGYTGQLAHVPFTRSLEQCLEAAYRQRPDIYMAAKSVEIAGKSQQAVQSDYYPQVEAYYNVTQSGNTPDLQKDGASGSRTQSWEVGARATWNAFQWGTTYYADKEAGWLVTKMRYEAENLKLNVGYDIKSKLLAVHEAEKRINVAEKAVEQATEAYNVALARYQEQVGTNFDVLDASSKLTSAQASLTGAKADYLTALSQLYVAMGEFKPDLMRRDR, from the coding sequence GTGATTCGCTCGTCTGCTCTTTCTCTTGTTATTCTGGCTGTCTTTCTCTGTACCTCTTCCGCTGCTGCAAGCCGTAATACGGCATCCGGGGCTGCGGTTCCTCTTTTTCAAGGGCAGCGCAGCCTTGGCGGCCAGAATGGAGCAGGGGCAGAAGCCACGGGCGGCCAGCCTGGCGGCGTACGCGGCATCACCATGCTGGATGCGGTGAATCAGGCTCTGGAGCATAATCCGAGTCTGGGTTCGCAGGAGGCGCAGGGCCGCTCATCTGAAGAAAGCCGCAAGTCTGCCCGGGGAGCCTTTGGTCCCAGGCTTGGCATGACATACTCGGTTGCCAAGCAGGAAAGAGACAGCACCGTGCGCAACACCGACCCGCCCAAAATGGGTACATACAGTTGGGGCGTGGAGGTTTCTCAGCCTGTTTTTCAGGGGTTTCGCCTGCTGGCAAATTACCAGAAAGCGGCCTTGCAGGCTGATAGTGACAAGGCGGCATTGCGCAATGCCGAGCTTGCCATGACAGAGCAGGTGCAGACCCAGTTTCTGAATTTCTTGCGATATGACGAAAGTGTGCGCAGTGAGCGTGACGCCCTTGCGCGTTTGCGCGACCAGCTCCGCATCACCACGGCTTTTTTTGATGTGGGACTTCGCCCGCGTCTGGATGTACTGCAGGCCGAAGTGGACGTGCGGCAGGCTGAGAATGCGGTGATCAAGGCTGAAAACAGCCGAGACACAAGCCTGGCAAAGCTGAACACCCTGCTGGGCTTTCCGGCCACGGCGGGGGTGGGATATACGGGGCAGCTGGCCCATGTGCCGTTCACACGCTCCCTTGAGCAATGCCTCGAAGCGGCATACCGGCAACGGCCGGACATCTATATGGCCGCAAAATCTGTGGAAATTGCGGGCAAAAGCCAGCAGGCCGTGCAGAGCGACTACTACCCGCAGGTTGAGGCCTATTATAATGTAACCCAGAGCGGCAATACCCCTGATCTTCAGAAAGACGGCGCCAGCGGTTCCCGCACACAGAGCTGGGAAGTGGGCGCGCGTGCCACCTGGAACGCTTTTCAGTGGGGCACGACCTATTATGCCGACAAGGAAGCCGGCTGGCTTGTAACCAAGATGCGCTATGAGGCCGAAAACCTGAAGCTCAATGTTGGTTACGACATCAAGTCCAAGCTTCTTGCCGTGCATGAAGCGGAAAAGCGCATCAATGTGGCGGAAAAGGCCGTAGAGCAGGCTACCGAGGCGTATAATGTGGCTCTGGCCCGCTACCAGGAGCAGGTGGGCACAAACTTTGACGTGCTGGACGCCTCATCCAAACTTACTTCGGCCCAGGCTTCGCTTACGGGCGCCAAGGCCGACTATCTTACAGCCCTGTCCCAATTGTATGTGGCCATGGGCGAATTTAAACCTGACCTGATGCGGCGCGACCGGTAA
- the pal gene encoding peptidoglycan-associated lipoprotein Pal, with amino-acid sequence MKRYALILALVMALAAGFGCAKKTTGEPGYDDGMTPEMRAAVQQITDGRVYFAFDKFNVENQYKEMLKQKGDLLKQYPAIRVRIEGNCDDRGTQEYNLALGERRARAAYEYLVMMGVNPNQLEMISYGKENPAVQGNNEAAWAKNRRDDFRVIAH; translated from the coding sequence ATGAAACGCTACGCTCTTATTCTCGCTTTGGTCATGGCTCTGGCTGCCGGTTTTGGTTGTGCAAAGAAAACCACTGGCGAACCTGGCTATGATGATGGCATGACCCCTGAAATGCGCGCTGCCGTCCAGCAGATCACTGATGGCCGCGTGTACTTCGCCTTCGACAAATTCAACGTTGAAAACCAGTACAAAGAAATGCTGAAGCAGAAGGGCGACCTTCTGAAGCAGTACCCCGCCATCCGCGTTCGCATCGAAGGCAACTGTGACGATCGCGGCACCCAGGAATACAACCTCGCCCTTGGCGAGCGCCGCGCCCGCGCTGCGTATGAGTACCTGGTCATGATGGGCGTGAACCCCAACCAGCTTGAAATGATCAGCTACGGCAAGGAAAACCCCGCCGTGCAGGGTAACAACGAAGCCGCCTGGGCCAAGAACCGCCGCGACGACTTCCGCGTTATCGCTCACTAG
- a CDS encoding PD40 domain-containing protein, with product MKKLLLLLALGLWLALGSGAQAAMRVDIYGPGQNIVNLALAAPLKGPQVQATGMGADLQKIVQENLSFLPFMRLTDPKAVLGGVVLAGYEPPTLDFKRFQLAGSDIVVTTFWPEGDSGTRPVQIRAFETNTGGRLFGKEYPKVNARDLPEVADRFCADLLEALTGNGAFFRSTLAFIKKNGKMDSNVWLVKPTGRDLRQITNMPGESMSPAWSPDGRFVVFTQIDPKSHALGVWDRSTGKVQRIRFPGNVVIGPAFMPDNKVAVALSNGKYPVIFQLNHVFQKERVLEQNDSINVSPTFDSTGTKMAFTSSRLGGPQIFLKDLGSGSVTRVSKNGTYNSEANLSPDGTLVVYSRMTEYGHRIFVQDMLTGTERQISFGPGSDEQPSFCADSYFIAFTSSRGGGRGIYLTTRHGGDAKRVPTGGGDSSFPRWGMPGQQKQ from the coding sequence ATGAAAAAACTGCTTCTTCTCCTGGCTCTGGGGCTTTGGCTGGCTCTGGGAAGCGGAGCACAGGCCGCCATGCGCGTGGATATTTACGGTCCGGGCCAGAACATCGTCAATCTGGCTCTGGCTGCTCCTCTCAAAGGCCCGCAGGTGCAGGCCACGGGCATGGGCGCGGATCTGCAAAAAATTGTTCAGGAAAACCTGAGCTTTTTGCCTTTCATGCGCCTGACGGACCCCAAAGCTGTGCTTGGCGGCGTGGTGCTGGCCGGATATGAGCCGCCCACTCTGGACTTCAAGCGTTTTCAGCTTGCCGGTTCTGACATTGTGGTGACCACATTCTGGCCCGAGGGTGACAGTGGCACACGCCCTGTACAGATTCGCGCATTTGAAACCAATACCGGTGGCCGCCTGTTCGGTAAGGAATACCCCAAGGTCAACGCCCGCGATCTGCCCGAAGTGGCGGACCGCTTCTGCGCCGACCTGCTTGAAGCCCTGACAGGCAACGGGGCCTTTTTCCGCTCCACCCTGGCCTTCATCAAAAAGAACGGCAAGATGGACTCCAACGTCTGGCTGGTCAAGCCTACCGGACGCGACCTGCGCCAGATAACCAATATGCCCGGCGAATCCATGTCGCCTGCATGGTCGCCGGATGGCCGCTTTGTGGTCTTTACCCAGATAGACCCCAAATCGCATGCCCTTGGCGTGTGGGACCGCTCCACCGGCAAGGTGCAGCGCATCCGCTTTCCCGGCAACGTGGTCATAGGCCCTGCCTTTATGCCTGACAACAAGGTGGCAGTGGCCCTTTCCAACGGCAAGTACCCTGTCATTTTCCAGCTCAATCATGTGTTCCAGAAAGAACGGGTGCTTGAGCAGAACGATTCCATCAACGTGTCGCCCACTTTTGACAGCACAGGCACCAAGATGGCCTTTACCTCATCCCGTCTGGGCGGCCCGCAGATATTCCTCAAGGATCTCGGCAGTGGGTCCGTTACCCGCGTGAGCAAAAACGGCACGTACAATTCCGAGGCCAACCTGTCCCCTGACGGCACGCTTGTGGTCTATAGCCGCATGACAGAATACGGCCACCGCATTTTCGTGCAGGACATGCTCACCGGCACCGAACGCCAGATCAGCTTTGGTCCCGGCAGCGACGAACAACCCTCTTTCTGTGCGGACAGCTACTTTATCGCCTTCACCTCCTCGCGTGGAGGCGGCCGCGGCATCTACCTGACCACGCGGCATGGCGGCGACGCCAAAAGAGTGCCCACAGGCGGCGGAGACTCGTCTTTCCCCCGGTGGGGCATGCCCGGGCAGCAAAAGCAATAA
- a CDS encoding TonB C-terminal domain-containing protein — MPSPQRRLLLSFFPVTVLLAAASALCLAAPGARAAAMAAADASGGYTGKMLNKVVEIWAPPPALKGDFQVQIEVALDGTGHVQDCSPVRPSGMEALDSSACGAVRQIGNFGKTPHGKALEVHLSFWTGMPRGKVRPAPIDDVEAMRQEERARTKAEAAMSDSRAASAEERARERAEEAAKATGMDLPAVRPAPVAPALVQPVPAAPGSAGGKGRKKTGKNARVVGYSQDSSPATVAIGASGSAGNGSAAVTKKTPPLIIAPTPLPAQPSPEAAGTTADTGAMEGAVQETSATTASPVPTAAQPATQPDEPRIYGPDNRAQDQYGKKHGKYFSSLSWQLANAIIIPVETPPGTYYPTVRLTVNPTTGAIEDVAFLEKSGDRHLDPFVRRGIRKAGSIPPPPGDLGATLDITLTLVRR; from the coding sequence ATGCCTTCCCCGCAGCGCAGGTTGCTTCTTTCATTTTTTCCCGTAACAGTTCTGCTCGCCGCCGCATCGGCCCTGTGCCTTGCGGCGCCGGGCGCGCGGGCGGCGGCCATGGCCGCTGCTGACGCTTCAGGCGGTTACACCGGAAAAATGCTCAATAAGGTTGTGGAAATATGGGCGCCCCCACCGGCGCTCAAGGGTGATTTTCAGGTACAGATAGAAGTGGCCCTTGACGGTACAGGCCACGTGCAGGACTGCAGTCCGGTGCGCCCTTCCGGTATGGAAGCCCTGGACAGCTCCGCCTGCGGCGCGGTGCGCCAGATCGGCAATTTCGGCAAAACGCCCCACGGTAAAGCCCTTGAGGTGCACCTGTCTTTCTGGACAGGCATGCCAAGGGGTAAGGTGCGGCCTGCGCCCATTGATGATGTGGAAGCCATGCGTCAGGAAGAGCGTGCGCGGACCAAGGCCGAAGCGGCCATGAGCGACAGCCGTGCGGCCAGTGCCGAAGAGCGCGCCCGTGAACGGGCCGAAGAGGCCGCCAAGGCCACCGGCATGGACCTGCCCGCCGTCAGGCCCGCCCCCGTGGCCCCGGCATTGGTTCAGCCTGTCCCGGCTGCCCCCGGCTCGGCAGGCGGCAAGGGCAGGAAAAAGACCGGCAAGAACGCCCGGGTAGTGGGCTACAGCCAGGACAGTTCCCCGGCCACGGTGGCTATCGGCGCTTCTGGAAGCGCCGGGAACGGATCTGCGGCTGTGACGAAAAAAACCCCGCCCCTGATCATCGCCCCGACGCCCCTGCCCGCGCAACCTTCGCCAGAAGCCGCCGGCACGACGGCGGACACAGGCGCAATGGAAGGCGCGGTTCAGGAAACGTCCGCAACAACTGCCAGCCCTGTGCCCACGGCGGCGCAACCCGCAACCCAGCCGGACGAACCGCGCATCTACGGGCCGGACAACAGGGCGCAGGACCAGTATGGAAAAAAGCACGGCAAATATTTTTCCAGCCTGAGCTGGCAGCTTGCCAACGCCATCATCATACCGGTTGAAACGCCGCCCGGGACCTATTATCCTACTGTACGGCTGACGGTGAACCCCACCACCGGAGCTATTGAAGACGTCGCTTTTCTTGAAAAAAGCGGCGACAGGCATCTTGATCCGTTCGTGCGCCGGGGCATCCGGAAGGCAGGCAGCATTCCGCCGCCACCCGGGGACCTTGGCGCAACGCTGGACATAACTCTTACACTGGTGCGCCGCTAG
- the hflK gene encoding FtsH protease activity modulator HflK, which yields MNWDWDKLQEKRQRQQGANPPPKPPRNTEPDNDEGQDRQPPRARRTPFNGRGRGDDNPLKKLSQMNLPNGKAFFLIGLAVVGLWLLSGIYIINPDEQGVVLRFGKYNRTEGPGPHYAWPAPIESVYKPQVTQVLRSEVGFRSVGQSTTFQQGQVRTVSEEASMLTGDENIVNVQFSVQYKIGDPVQYLFNVSAPTALVRNAAEAAMREVIGNSQIDSAITDGKLKIQSEATQLLQTILDRYGAGIQVLAVQLQDVHPPQEVIDAFKDVASAREDKSRIINEAEAYRNELLPKARGQAAAMLNEAESYHAVRVRTAEGETSRFDALSAEHRKAPKVTEQRLYYETMEDILAGADEKVLMDAPAASRALPYLNLPSLGAPVAPKALERK from the coding sequence ATGAATTGGGATTGGGACAAGCTACAGGAAAAGAGGCAACGGCAGCAGGGGGCCAATCCTCCCCCCAAGCCGCCCCGCAACACTGAGCCTGACAACGATGAAGGGCAGGACCGGCAGCCCCCACGGGCGCGGCGTACTCCTTTTAACGGTCGGGGCAGAGGGGATGACAATCCCTTGAAAAAACTGTCGCAGATGAACCTTCCCAATGGAAAGGCCTTTTTTCTGATCGGTCTGGCGGTGGTGGGGCTGTGGCTTCTTTCGGGTATTTACATCATTAATCCCGACGAGCAGGGCGTGGTGCTGCGCTTCGGCAAGTATAACCGCACCGAAGGTCCCGGTCCTCATTACGCATGGCCTGCCCCCATAGAAAGCGTGTACAAACCGCAGGTTACCCAGGTGCTGCGCAGTGAGGTGGGTTTTCGCTCCGTGGGGCAGAGCACCACATTTCAGCAGGGGCAGGTGCGCACGGTCTCTGAAGAAGCGTCCATGCTCACCGGCGATGAAAATATCGTCAATGTGCAGTTCAGTGTACAGTACAAGATCGGTGATCCGGTACAGTATCTGTTTAACGTGAGCGCGCCCACGGCTCTTGTGCGCAATGCCGCCGAGGCCGCCATGCGCGAGGTCATCGGCAATAGCCAGATCGACTCGGCCATCACTGACGGCAAGCTGAAAATCCAGAGCGAGGCCACACAGCTTCTGCAGACCATTCTGGACCGCTACGGTGCGGGCATCCAGGTGCTGGCCGTACAGTTGCAGGACGTGCACCCCCCGCAGGAAGTCATTGATGCCTTCAAGGACGTTGCCAGCGCCAGAGAAGACAAGAGCCGCATCATCAACGAGGCCGAAGCCTACCGCAACGAACTGCTGCCCAAGGCACGAGGCCAGGCGGCGGCCATGCTCAACGAGGCAGAATCGTATCATGCTGTGCGCGTGCGCACAGCCGAGGGTGAAACCTCCCGTTTTGACGCCCTGAGCGCGGAACACCGCAAGGCCCCCAAGGTCACCGAGCAGCGCCTTTACTATGAAACTATGGAAGATATTCTTGCCGGTGCTGATGAAAAAGTGCTTATGGATGCCCCGGCGGCATCCCGTGCCTTGCCTTATCTGAATCTGCCCAGCCTGGGCGCCCCTGTTGCCCCCAAGGCGTTGGAGAGAAAATAA
- the tolR gene encoding protein TolR, with the protein MGASVGNGNKFVSEINVTPFVDVMLVLLIIFMVATPMMSQGLEVDLPQTTQVEVLPTEADHMVLTVRSDGKIYLDEYGVDYMEDLEGYLQRLVKEKNKTLFLQADKAVPYGTVVEVMGHIKAVGIEKLGVIAEQPDEAPAKGGKNAPARAPK; encoded by the coding sequence ATGGGCGCCAGTGTCGGCAACGGCAACAAATTCGTTTCGGAAATCAACGTCACGCCTTTTGTGGACGTCATGCTGGTGCTGCTCATCATTTTCATGGTAGCCACCCCAATGATGAGCCAGGGGCTTGAGGTAGATCTGCCGCAAACCACACAGGTGGAAGTGCTGCCCACAGAAGCAGACCATATGGTGCTGACCGTGCGTAGTGACGGCAAGATATATCTGGATGAATACGGCGTTGACTATATGGAAGACCTCGAAGGCTATCTGCAGCGCCTGGTCAAAGAAAAAAACAAAACTCTCTTCCTCCAGGCCGATAAGGCCGTACCCTATGGCACAGTGGTGGAAGTGATGGGGCATATCAAGGCCGTCGGCATAGAGAAACTCGGTGTGATCGCCGAACAGCCCGACGAAGCCCCGGCCAAGGGCGGCAAAAACGCCCCTGCCCGTGCCCCGAAGTAG
- a CDS encoding cell envelope integrity protein TolA codes for MRLASYVLSLCLHLAVFLLIWFWPSPPPIRLDAPPVMISLVEGAPGGNRTPSPILGHMGAPGDGPLAPTPPAPKAEVAAPERVEIKEPSPVPPTPRQDAAPIKKPEPKPEPKPEPKPEPKPEATPVAAKKEEKQQKQEKPKEPEKPKDQKKPEPPKQQARKDDKKTTQKPAEDPVAAALQQAKRKATSRADSGDRGNAVEQALAQAQKRAGGNRGGGGGEGDGAGGGGLGDVYMGQVMLAVRPNWGFASAGRLNLSCIVRVRVDMQGKVQQAVVSQGSGNSQFDASAVNAVIRTSQSGDFPPPPSAEYCDLDLVFTLNELMGR; via the coding sequence ATGCGCCTGGCCTCCTATGTTCTTTCCCTGTGCCTGCACCTGGCAGTTTTTCTGCTTATCTGGTTCTGGCCCAGCCCCCCTCCCATACGGCTGGACGCGCCGCCTGTGATGATCAGCCTCGTGGAAGGCGCGCCGGGCGGCAACCGCACGCCGTCTCCCATTCTCGGGCATATGGGCGCGCCGGGCGACGGCCCCCTTGCCCCCACGCCTCCTGCGCCCAAAGCCGAAGTGGCCGCACCGGAACGGGTGGAAATAAAAGAGCCTTCTCCTGTGCCGCCAACGCCCAGGCAGGATGCCGCTCCCATTAAAAAACCCGAACCGAAACCCGAGCCAAAGCCGGAACCAAAGCCCGAGCCAAAGCCCGAGGCAACCCCTGTAGCCGCAAAAAAAGAAGAAAAGCAGCAAAAACAGGAAAAGCCCAAGGAGCCCGAAAAGCCCAAGGATCAGAAAAAACCTGAACCGCCCAAGCAGCAGGCCCGGAAGGACGACAAAAAAACCACCCAGAAGCCCGCTGAAGACCCGGTGGCTGCGGCTCTGCAACAGGCCAAACGCAAAGCCACTTCCCGCGCGGACTCCGGCGACAGGGGCAATGCTGTGGAACAGGCCCTGGCCCAGGCCCAGAAGCGTGCCGGGGGTAATCGCGGCGGCGGTGGCGGCGAAGGTGATGGTGCTGGCGGCGGCGGCCTTGGTGATGTATATATGGGACAGGTCATGCTGGCAGTGCGCCCCAACTGGGGTTTTGCCTCGGCAGGCCGCCTGAACCTGAGCTGCATTGTGCGCGTACGCGTAGACATGCAGGGCAAGGTGCAACAGGCTGTGGTTTCGCAAGGCTCGGGCAACTCGCAATTTGACGCCTCGGCAGTCAATGCCGTTATTCGTACCAGCCAGAGCGGAGACTTTCCCCCGCCGCCATCGGCGGAATACTGTGATTTGGACCTTGTGTTTACCCTCAACGAACTCATGGGCAGATAG
- the tolQ gene encoding protein TolQ has product MEFSFFSMIAQASLVAKAVLALLVVMSITSWGLMIQKFFALSAANNKALEGTTGFEKAPNLREAVQSLGSDPSSPLYYIAHQGVLEFNRSKELGNSSEVVVDNVRRALRQGVGSELSRLQRSLSLLATTANTAPFIGLFGTVWGIMSSFHSIGMLKSASLATVAPGISEALVATAIGLAVAVPATIGFNVFMGKLSQVDTLLVNFAGVFLNRVQRELNAHRPVQRTGATEM; this is encoded by the coding sequence ATGGAATTCAGCTTCTTTTCAATGATTGCCCAGGCAAGCCTGGTGGCCAAGGCGGTTCTGGCGCTTCTGGTGGTCATGTCCATCACCAGCTGGGGCCTGATGATTCAAAAGTTTTTTGCCCTCAGCGCCGCCAACAACAAGGCGCTTGAAGGCACCACCGGATTCGAGAAGGCCCCCAACCTGCGCGAAGCCGTGCAGTCGCTGGGGTCTGACCCGTCCTCTCCCCTTTACTACATCGCCCATCAGGGTGTGCTGGAATTTAACCGCTCCAAAGAGCTGGGCAACAGCAGTGAAGTCGTGGTGGACAACGTTCGCCGCGCGTTGCGCCAGGGTGTAGGCAGTGAACTGTCGCGTCTGCAGCGTTCGCTCTCCCTGCTGGCCACCACGGCCAATACCGCTCCCTTTATCGGTCTTTTCGGCACTGTCTGGGGCATTATGAGTTCCTTTCACTCCATCGGCATGCTCAAGTCCGCCTCGCTGGCCACGGTAGCCCCGGGCATTTCAGAAGCGCTGGTGGCTACCGCCATCGGCCTGGCCGTAGCCGTTCCCGCCACCATCGGCTTCAACGTCTTTATGGGCAAACTTTCGCAGGTGGACACCCTGCTGGTGAACTTTGCGGGCGTTTTTCTGAACCGCGTCCAGCGCGAGCTTAACGCCCACCGCCCCGTGCAGCGCACGGGCGCAACGGAGATGTAA
- a CDS encoding D-2-hydroxyacid dehydrogenase codes for MKIVILDGGVLNPGDVDWGPVTALGDVSIYDETSKDQLAERARGADVLLTNKTPLLKEDLPALESVRMVGVLATGYNIIDTEALAQRGIPVCNVVAYGVSDVAQHAMALLLELCRHTSLHTQSVKNGDWQKSKQWCYWKVPPVCLEGMTMGLIGFGSIGRRMGELAHAFGMNVLAQCRTPKNPPAYSPFAFATLEHLICASDVISLHCPLTKETQHIINAKTLSNMRKGAILLNTSRGPLVDEAAAAAALKSGQLGGLGTDVLSEEPPSPDNPLLSAPNTLITPHIAWATTRARQNIIDLTAENIRRWQAGTPVNVVNGVSSV; via the coding sequence ATGAAGATTGTCATTCTGGATGGCGGGGTGCTCAACCCCGGCGATGTTGATTGGGGGCCTGTCACCGCTTTGGGCGATGTAAGCATATATGACGAAACCAGCAAGGATCAGCTGGCCGAGCGCGCCAGGGGTGCGGATGTGCTCCTCACCAACAAAACCCCCCTGCTCAAGGAAGATCTGCCCGCCCTTGAAAGTGTGCGTATGGTAGGCGTACTGGCTACAGGATATAACATCATCGATACCGAAGCGCTGGCCCAGCGGGGCATACCCGTATGCAACGTGGTGGCTTACGGGGTAAGTGATGTGGCCCAGCATGCCATGGCCCTGTTGCTTGAATTGTGCCGTCACACCAGCTTGCATACCCAGAGCGTCAAAAACGGCGACTGGCAAAAATCAAAACAGTGGTGCTACTGGAAAGTGCCTCCGGTCTGCCTTGAAGGCATGACCATGGGACTTATTGGTTTTGGCTCCATTGGCCGCCGCATGGGCGAGCTGGCGCATGCCTTCGGCATGAATGTTCTTGCCCAATGCCGCACCCCAAAGAATCCACCCGCGTACAGCCCCTTTGCTTTCGCCACGCTGGAGCATCTTATCTGCGCTTCGGATGTCATTTCGCTGCACTGCCCCCTGACGAAAGAAACGCAGCACATCATCAATGCCAAGACTCTGTCCAACATGCGCAAGGGTGCCATTCTGCTCAATACCTCCCGTGGTCCGCTGGTCGATGAAGCCGCCGCTGCTGCCGCCCTTAAAAGCGGCCAGTTGGGTGGACTCGGCACAGACGTACTCTCGGAGGAGCCGCCAAGCCCCGATAACCCCCTGCTCTCTGCCCCCAATACGCTCATCACCCCACATATTGCCTGGGCCACTACCAGGGCAAGGCAGAACATCATTGATCTCACGGCGGAAAATATCCGTCGCTGGCAGGCCGGCACACCCGTCAACGTAGTCAACGGGGTGAGCAGCGTCTAA